One segment of Ignavibacteria bacterium DNA contains the following:
- a CDS encoding DUF2339 domain-containing protein: MEFLPFTLIGLFAVLGPWIFIVLLYDRVKRLQRRIDILDLGRTITAQKTEPVPSPVPSPVPSSVPSYVPSSAPVPSPVPSSVPSPARTNAEWEMLIGGKLLNRIGAAAIVLAVIFFLKYAFDNDLIPPVGRVMIGFAAGSALMYAAHRWMKKGLAGFAQGLVSASITILYLSAYATYGFYEILPQPLAFVLMIGVTCLAVWRALAHNSLAIVIMAAIGGLTTPAWLSTGEMNTVGLFTYLSLLSVGLYALALWRDTWRPVAFIASFGVVTWWMMWFNVTGAGDDVIIGSVFLLLTMALGLGYHYRRATAASTLASLELVHATLYYGLLVCFLAVVTDDSEQWIQHLFLTMAAIIPFVLVYLRAPRVSDPFFHGVVASAGIITLSLNGVVVDDPNVSRIVGSMAALVGYVAFRRLELLATARTALVLSGGITLFFALASDGALMEEASYLPVFSMRTLSYIVVIGATVFIARSQLLLTSVRTQPFAMLFEIVGWITSMMFVYAEVRDAVFNTMVGGSDHIQYAACGVGLAATAATSAGVWLITGYRNSGPLTFAAVIMSYIVAAAWIIEMSWFRLNADYTAFMNVRTGTGLMVAVALSVFFWRPNHTISQIYRTIAALGIVATTFILASTESVWSLWIAYDNAQTMYEESTLLNKLHLVLSGVWILYGIVVVVIGFLRDVRSIRLGGIALLGLAILKVFLYDLNSLEQPYRIVSFIALGVILLGASYLYTRFRSIIIGSSSPSSSEGAEQPSNPEEGSA, from the coding sequence ATGGAGTTTCTACCGTTCACGCTGATCGGCCTATTCGCTGTTCTAGGTCCATGGATCTTCATCGTGCTTTTGTACGATCGAGTCAAAAGACTCCAGCGCCGCATCGACATACTCGATCTCGGCAGAACCATCACAGCACAGAAGACGGAACCCGTCCCATCCCCCGTCCCATCCCCAGTCCCATCCTCAGTCCCATCTTACGTCCCATCTTCAGCCCCAGTCCCATCCCCAGTCCCATCCTCAGTCCCATCTCCAGCACGAACCAACGCCGAGTGGGAAATGCTCATCGGCGGCAAGCTCCTCAACCGCATTGGCGCTGCGGCCATCGTTCTGGCAGTGATCTTCTTCTTGAAGTATGCCTTTGACAACGATCTCATTCCGCCTGTTGGCCGCGTCATGATCGGCTTTGCAGCCGGCTCAGCACTGATGTATGCAGCACATCGATGGATGAAGAAGGGGCTGGCTGGTTTTGCTCAGGGTCTCGTCTCGGCTTCTATCACCATCCTCTACCTTTCTGCCTACGCCACGTACGGATTCTACGAGATCCTCCCTCAGCCCCTTGCCTTTGTTCTCATGATCGGTGTTACGTGCCTAGCGGTTTGGAGGGCATTAGCACATAACTCACTTGCCATCGTGATCATGGCCGCGATCGGTGGACTTACAACACCGGCATGGCTGTCAACCGGTGAGATGAATACAGTAGGGCTCTTCACGTATCTGAGTTTGCTTTCTGTTGGACTGTACGCATTGGCGCTTTGGAGGGACACATGGCGTCCGGTAGCGTTCATTGCATCTTTTGGTGTTGTAACGTGGTGGATGATGTGGTTCAACGTCACCGGTGCAGGAGACGATGTGATCATAGGCAGTGTCTTCCTCTTGCTTACCATGGCACTGGGCCTTGGGTATCACTATCGAAGAGCTACTGCCGCATCAACATTGGCCAGTCTCGAATTGGTGCACGCCACTCTCTACTATGGACTCCTCGTTTGTTTCCTCGCAGTTGTTACGGATGATTCTGAGCAATGGATCCAGCATCTCTTTCTCACCATGGCAGCGATCATTCCGTTTGTACTGGTGTACCTGCGCGCACCACGTGTTAGCGACCCTTTCTTTCACGGAGTTGTTGCCTCTGCCGGAATCATCACGCTGTCGCTGAACGGAGTGGTGGTTGATGACCCGAACGTTTCCCGGATCGTTGGCAGCATGGCGGCACTTGTAGGATACGTGGCATTCCGCCGACTCGAACTATTGGCCACCGCACGAACCGCACTTGTTCTCTCCGGTGGCATCACACTGTTCTTCGCGCTTGCTTCAGACGGGGCACTCATGGAAGAAGCTTCGTACCTGCCCGTGTTCTCGATGCGCACGTTATCCTACATCGTAGTGATCGGCGCCACCGTGTTCATTGCTCGGTCTCAGCTTCTCCTCACATCGGTGAGAACTCAACCATTTGCCATGTTGTTCGAGATCGTGGGGTGGATCACTTCCATGATGTTCGTTTATGCAGAAGTGCGAGATGCAGTGTTCAACACAATGGTTGGCGGCAGCGATCATATCCAATACGCTGCCTGTGGCGTGGGGCTTGCAGCAACAGCGGCCACAAGTGCTGGGGTATGGCTGATCACGGGCTATCGGAACAGTGGACCGCTCACGTTTGCAGCGGTGATCATGTCCTATATCGTTGCAGCCGCATGGATCATTGAAATGTCGTGGTTCCGATTGAATGCCGACTACACAGCATTCATGAACGTGCGTACGGGCACTGGACTGATGGTTGCAGTTGCATTGTCTGTCTTTTTCTGGCGTCCGAATCATACGATCTCGCAGATCTATCGGACCATTGCAGCTCTTGGCATCGTTGCCACAACCTTCATTCTTGCAAGCACAGAATCTGTTTGGTCGCTTTGGATCGCTTACGACAATGCGCAGACCATGTATGAAGAGAGCACGCTCTTAAACAAGTTGCACCTTGTGTTATCCGGCGTGTGGATCCTCTACGGGATCGTCGTCGTTGTGATCGGATTCTTGCGCGATGTGCGATCGATCCGACTCGGTGGTATTGCACTTCTTGGCCTTGCCATTCTCAAGGTCTTCCTCTACGATCTCAACTCCCTCGAGCAGCCGTATCGCATCGTAAGCTTCATCGCTCTTGGTGTTATTCTGCTCGGTGCCTCTTACCTGTACACCAGGTTTCGGTCGATCATCATCGGCTCTTCTTCTCCTTCTTCCTCGGAGGGGGCAGAGCAGCCCTCGAATCCAGAAGAGGGTTCCGCGTAA
- a CDS encoding 4-hydroxythreonine-4-phosphate dehydrogenase PdxA: protein MNIALSVSCGDVNGVGLRCFAGACQTHTFNASIELAIDESTLVAAMSAYRLPGSFRNGTWTIGSNVISIVSIDTPSGIVPGTVQDDAARCAIASLESAISRTVNGTSHALVTLPINKYGLTKVGWTYPGQTEMVAAAVEETPLMVLCTRDVRVALATVHVALSEVAHALSIESIVERIAALKHHLVVDLGLIDPQIAVLSVDPHAGEHGVIGTIDQELVKPAIDLAVANGYHADGPHAADGFFAFGAYMRYDGIVAMYHDQGLIPLKLLAKGAGVNCTAGLRIVRTSPDHGTAYDLAAHGNVDPASTAEAIEMAILIARNRRMLSS, encoded by the coding sequence ATGAACATCGCGCTATCAGTCTCGTGCGGTGATGTGAATGGCGTGGGCCTGCGTTGTTTTGCCGGCGCTTGTCAAACGCACACGTTCAATGCGTCGATCGAACTGGCCATTGATGAGTCAACCTTGGTCGCGGCAATGTCGGCGTACCGACTCCCCGGATCGTTTCGCAATGGCACCTGGACGATCGGATCGAATGTGATCTCGATCGTTTCGATCGATACACCCTCCGGCATCGTCCCCGGTACGGTTCAAGACGACGCAGCTCGATGTGCGATAGCATCTCTAGAGTCGGCTATCTCCCGCACAGTGAATGGCACCTCCCATGCTCTCGTTACTCTGCCGATCAACAAGTATGGACTGACGAAGGTGGGTTGGACCTATCCCGGCCAGACAGAAATGGTAGCTGCGGCTGTTGAAGAAACGCCACTCATGGTGCTGTGCACGCGCGATGTGCGTGTGGCCCTTGCCACTGTGCATGTTGCACTGTCGGAAGTTGCACATGCACTTTCCATTGAGAGCATCGTTGAGCGTATAGCAGCCTTGAAGCATCACCTTGTTGTTGATCTCGGACTCATCGATCCGCAGATCGCCGTGTTGTCCGTTGATCCTCATGCCGGTGAACACGGCGTGATCGGCACCATCGACCAAGAACTCGTCAAACCTGCTATCGACCTTGCTGTTGCTAACGGTTATCATGCAGATGGACCACACGCCGCGGACGGGTTCTTCGCATTTGGCGCATACATGCGCTACGACGGCATCGTGGCCATGTACCACGACCAAGGTCTCATCCCATTAAAGCTCCTCGCGAAGGGGGCTGGTGTGAACTGCACAGCCGGACTTCGCATCGTACGCACATCGCCGGATCACGGTACGGCCTATGATCTTGCGGCACACGGAAACGTGGATCCTGCAAGCACGGCCGAAGCCATCGAGATGGCGATCCTCATTGCACGCAATCGACGTATGTTGTCATCGTAA
- a CDS encoding rod shape-determining protein RodA: MALNSFMLDEDDVALQRRVNDLLDWGLLLAVAGVVAMGLISIYSAAYGMGSDTIFKRQLIFAGIGIAAASTFFFIPERWMRDLAYPMYGIGILLLLAVLTPLGHVVNGQRCWIQIGSFSFQPSELAKLTTLMAVARYTGRKGFNIRSLRDLAWVGGMFLLPVGLIMLQPDTGSATVFLAMMLGVYLWTGGDLFILYFIAVAPFVAASALYGVLFDNMIWFAIVAALVALGAFLFRRNLILTIVACVVLVGGGLAVKPVFNELEPYKQNRLITLFEPERNPRGTGYHVIQSILAVGSGGVTGKGFLKGTQTQLRYIPEQWTDFIFCVPTEEFGFVGGTIVIALLASVVLRSLNIASLARSSFASIIAIGFASLLIYHTMVNIGMAIGLFPVMGIPLPFLSSGGTALIANVAVVGMLLNFYKTRRRRASGVR; encoded by the coding sequence ATGGCTCTGAACTCATTTATGCTGGACGAGGACGATGTTGCTCTGCAACGTCGCGTGAATGACCTGCTCGACTGGGGTCTGCTCCTTGCTGTGGCCGGTGTTGTTGCGATGGGGCTGATCTCCATCTACAGTGCTGCGTACGGTATGGGCTCCGACACCATCTTCAAACGTCAGCTCATCTTTGCCGGCATTGGCATCGCTGCGGCCAGCACGTTCTTCTTTATTCCTGAACGATGGATGAGGGATCTTGCCTATCCGATGTATGGGATCGGCATTCTCCTTCTTCTCGCCGTGCTAACACCATTGGGTCACGTCGTAAATGGTCAACGATGTTGGATCCAGATCGGAAGCTTCTCCTTCCAACCCTCAGAGCTCGCCAAACTCACAACGCTCATGGCGGTGGCTCGATACACGGGCAGGAAGGGTTTCAACATTCGATCTCTGAGAGACCTCGCCTGGGTTGGCGGAATGTTCTTGTTGCCAGTGGGACTGATCATGCTTCAGCCCGATACCGGCTCTGCAACGGTCTTCCTTGCCATGATGCTCGGTGTGTATCTCTGGACAGGGGGCGATCTCTTCATCCTCTACTTCATTGCAGTAGCTCCGTTTGTTGCCGCGTCAGCATTGTATGGTGTGTTGTTCGACAACATGATCTGGTTTGCCATCGTTGCTGCGCTCGTCGCATTAGGAGCATTTCTGTTCCGACGAAATCTGATCCTTACGATAGTGGCCTGTGTTGTTCTCGTGGGCGGCGGACTTGCAGTGAAGCCTGTGTTCAATGAGCTTGAACCCTACAAACAGAACCGCCTCATCACCTTGTTCGAACCTGAGCGTAATCCGCGCGGAACGGGCTATCACGTGATCCAGTCGATCCTTGCCGTGGGTTCCGGCGGAGTGACCGGAAAGGGATTCCTTAAAGGCACACAGACGCAGCTTCGGTATATCCCTGAACAGTGGACGGACTTCATCTTCTGTGTACCAACGGAAGAATTCGGATTTGTTGGCGGGACCATCGTCATCGCCCTTCTCGCCAGTGTTGTATTGCGATCACTCAACATCGCCAGTCTTGCCCGCTCTTCCTTTGCCAGCATCATCGCGATCGGCTTTGCATCCTTGCTCATCTACCATACGATGGTGAACATCGGTATGGCCATCGGACTCTTTCCGGTGATGGGTATTCCCTTACCCTTCTTGAGTTCAGGGGGCACGGCACTCATCGCCAACGTTGCAGTTGTTGGGATGCTGCTGAACTTCTATAAAACCCGTCGAAGAAGGGCTTCCGGTGTTCGATGA
- a CDS encoding phosphoribosylaminoimidazolesuccinocarboxamide synthase produces the protein MVHTTSLSAYPLFRRGKVRDVYDLGDRLLMVATDRISAFDVVMQETIPDKGALLTAISAYWFDTLGQVVPNHIISYDVSTIDGLTSEEQELLTGRSMIVRKTSPLPVECVVRGYLAGSGWKEYKTSRTVCGISLPDGYEESSKLAEPIFTPATKAEEGHDENIAFDQAAEILGSDVASVVRDHSFALFNAASKDVESKGLILADTKFEFGVIDGEVILIDEALTPDSSRYWLASEYAPGTSQYNFDKQILRDWLETTDWNKTYPPPTLPSSVIEGTRAKYIEAFERITGRTWL, from the coding sequence ATGGTGCACACAACGTCTCTTTCTGCCTACCCACTGTTCCGACGTGGCAAGGTCCGCGATGTCTATGACCTGGGGGATAGACTCCTCATGGTTGCCACCGACCGTATCTCTGCCTTTGACGTAGTGATGCAGGAGACCATCCCTGATAAAGGGGCTCTCCTTACGGCCATCTCCGCGTATTGGTTCGACACTCTCGGCCAAGTGGTTCCCAATCACATCATCTCGTATGATGTTTCAACGATCGACGGACTCACATCGGAAGAACAAGAGCTGCTCACGGGTCGCTCCATGATCGTACGAAAGACAAGCCCCCTCCCTGTAGAATGTGTGGTGAGAGGATACCTTGCCGGATCCGGTTGGAAGGAATACAAAACATCGCGTACGGTTTGCGGCATCTCCTTGCCCGACGGATATGAAGAGTCGTCGAAACTTGCCGAGCCCATCTTCACGCCCGCAACAAAGGCAGAAGAAGGTCACGACGAGAACATCGCGTTTGATCAAGCAGCCGAAATTCTTGGCAGCGATGTAGCATCCGTTGTCCGCGACCACAGCTTTGCCTTATTCAATGCCGCCTCTAAGGATGTTGAGAGCAAGGGGCTGATCCTTGCGGACACCAAGTTTGAGTTTGGTGTGATCGATGGCGAGGTGATCCTGATCGATGAAGCACTCACGCCGGATTCATCACGGTATTGGCTTGCTTCCGAGTATGCTCCGGGAACGTCGCAATACAACTTTGACAAGCAGATCCTGCGAGACTGGCTGGAGACCACGGATTGGAACAAAACCTATCCGCCCCCTACCCTTCCTTCGTCAGTGATAGAAGGTACACGAGCGAAATACATTGAAGCATTCGAACGGATCACGGGGCGGACATGGCTCTGA
- the miaB gene encoding tRNA (N6-isopentenyl adenosine(37)-C2)-methylthiotransferase MiaB produces the protein MNASDSEIVLGVLRADGYEATSEINEADVVLINTCAIRDNAEHKVHDRLSQLKYHKRHNNDLVVGVLGCMAERLRSSLLETKLVDIVVGPDEYRRMPQLVETAMNGDRGIAVKLSRVETYEDIVPLRTEGISAWLSISRGCDKFCTFCVVPFTRGRERSRGMQSIIDEAKRLWDSGFKEITLLGQNVNSYRDDVSGYDFADLLAATARAVPGMRVRYTTSHPQDMSDKLIDTMAEHDNICKYIHLPIQSGSDRILELMNRTYTVEHYLKRIERIKQAMPTCAMSTDIISGFCTETEEDHQRTLDVMRQVRYEGAFMFAYSPRENTKAWKMGDDVPDHVKKRRLGEIVTLLNTIAHEINETEIGKIHPVLVEGPSKRSTSDWKGRTDTNKTVVWPHNGLADYMVGDTINVKIERVNNATLHGVLMC, from the coding sequence ATGAATGCAAGCGATTCAGAGATCGTATTGGGCGTTTTGCGCGCTGATGGATATGAAGCAACGTCGGAGATCAACGAAGCCGACGTGGTGCTCATCAATACCTGCGCCATCCGAGACAACGCAGAGCACAAGGTGCACGATCGATTGAGTCAGCTCAAGTACCACAAGCGTCACAACAACGATCTCGTTGTGGGTGTCCTTGGCTGTATGGCTGAGAGACTGCGGTCAAGTCTGCTCGAAACAAAACTTGTCGACATCGTTGTCGGCCCCGACGAATACCGTCGCATGCCCCAGCTCGTAGAAACGGCGATGAACGGAGACCGAGGCATTGCCGTAAAGCTCTCCCGCGTTGAGACCTACGAAGACATCGTTCCGTTGCGTACAGAGGGAATCTCCGCGTGGCTTTCCATCTCCCGCGGCTGCGATAAGTTCTGCACCTTTTGCGTGGTTCCCTTCACGCGGGGCAGAGAGCGTTCTCGGGGTATGCAGAGTATCATCGATGAGGCAAAGAGGCTTTGGGATTCCGGCTTCAAGGAGATCACGTTGCTCGGTCAGAATGTGAACTCGTACCGAGACGACGTGTCCGGATATGACTTTGCCGATCTCCTTGCTGCAACGGCCCGCGCCGTACCAGGCATGCGTGTACGCTACACTACATCGCATCCGCAGGACATGAGTGACAAACTCATCGACACCATGGCCGAGCACGACAACATCTGCAAGTACATCCATCTTCCTATTCAGTCAGGATCCGACAGGATCCTCGAACTCATGAACCGCACGTACACCGTTGAGCATTACCTCAAGCGCATCGAACGCATCAAGCAGGCAATGCCTACGTGTGCAATGAGTACCGACATCATCTCCGGATTCTGCACGGAGACAGAGGAAGATCATCAACGCACACTGGACGTGATGCGTCAGGTTCGTTATGAAGGTGCGTTCATGTTCGCCTACTCACCACGCGAGAACACCAAGGCTTGGAAGATGGGAGACGACGTTCCCGACCACGTCAAGAAACGTCGACTCGGCGAGATCGTTACCCTCCTCAACACCATCGCCCATGAGATCAACGAAACCGAGATCGGCAAGATCCACCCCGTCCTCGTAGAAGGTCCGAGCAAACGCAGCACGTCGGACTGGAAGGGTCGCACCGACACCAACAAGACCGTAGTATGGCCCCACAACGGCCTTGCAGACTACATGGTGGGAGATACGATCAATGTGAAGATCGAACGCGTGAATAATGCAACGCTGCATGGTGTGCTAATGTGCTAA
- a CDS encoding type II toxin-antitoxin system Phd/YefM family antitoxin — MNTLTASEARANLYKLIDEAMESHEPITITGKRGNAVLISADDWSAIQETLYLLSVPGMRESILSGRAEPLSKSKKELDW; from the coding sequence ATGAACACGCTTACTGCGAGCGAAGCTCGGGCAAATCTCTATAAGCTGATCGACGAGGCGATGGAATCCCACGAACCGATCACGATAACGGGCAAGAGGGGCAACGCTGTGTTGATCTCTGCCGATGATTGGTCGGCAATTCAGGAGACTCTCTATCTCTTGTCGGTTCCCGGGATGCGTGAGTCCATCCTTTCGGGAAGGGCGGAGCCACTTTCCAAGAGCAAGAAAGAACTAGACTGGTGA
- a CDS encoding Txe/YoeB family addiction module toxin produces MKWNVVFARQANKDAKKLLAAGLKPRTVELLAVLARDPFQNPPPYEKLVGDLSGTYSRRINIKHRLVYEVFAKKKTVRVLRMWTHYE; encoded by the coding sequence GTGAAATGGAACGTAGTGTTTGCACGACAAGCCAACAAGGACGCGAAGAAGTTGTTGGCGGCCGGACTCAAACCGCGAACAGTAGAGTTGCTCGCTGTTCTGGCTCGTGACCCGTTTCAAAATCCACCACCGTATGAGAAGCTCGTTGGAGATCTCTCCGGCACGTACTCGCGTCGGATCAATATCAAACACCGGCTAGTGTATGAGGTGTTCGCGAAGAAGAAGACCGTTCGTGTGCTGCGTATGTGGACACACTACGAGTGA
- a CDS encoding esterase family protein, with translation MRRDITTWWSPNLNKNMEICAYGHYGTAILMFPSAAADYLEYERFYLIDSIAPFIEAGKIKVYSINSINSESWLNDRMHGREKSIRHQQYNNYVVEEVVPFIFRDCDGQVPIITSGVSLGALHAANSLFRRPDVFDGTIAMSGIYDLKEYSKGYFDEDCYFNSPMDYLPNLTDQYWLNLLRSKHHIHILTGSGNYEDPNASVEFGRILDAKGIPFDLDVWGNDYTHDWPTWRAMLPHVIGSKF, from the coding sequence ATGCGTAGAGATATCACAACCTGGTGGAGCCCGAACCTCAACAAGAACATGGAGATCTGTGCCTACGGTCACTATGGCACGGCCATCCTCATGTTCCCAAGTGCAGCCGCTGACTATCTCGAGTATGAGCGATTCTATCTGATCGACTCCATTGCCCCCTTCATCGAAGCTGGGAAGATCAAGGTCTATTCGATCAACAGCATCAACAGTGAAAGTTGGCTCAACGATCGGATGCATGGACGCGAGAAGTCGATCAGACATCAACAATACAACAACTACGTTGTTGAAGAAGTGGTCCCGTTCATCTTCCGCGACTGTGACGGACAAGTGCCGATCATCACCAGCGGTGTTTCTCTCGGCGCTCTTCACGCTGCCAACTCACTGTTCCGCAGACCCGATGTCTTTGATGGCACGATAGCCATGAGCGGCATCTACGATCTGAAGGAATACTCCAAGGGCTACTTTGACGAGGACTGCTACTTCAACTCGCCAATGGACTATCTGCCGAACCTTACAGATCAATATTGGCTGAATCTCCTCCGCTCCAAGCACCACATTCACATCCTCACCGGCAGCGGCAACTACGAAGATCCCAATGCCAGCGTAGAGTTTGGGCGCATCCTCGATGCAAAGGGCATCCCATTCGATCTTGATGTCTGGGGCAACGACTACACCCACGACTGGCCTACGTGGCGCGCAATGCTCCCACATGTGATCGGCTCGAAGTTCTGA
- a CDS encoding thiamine diphosphokinase, whose product MVLRRSLYHAGIVPEFIVGDLDSIEDEVLTALRDSSELIVDPDQETNDFEKALRFAQTMMWNRLLVVGIHGGDLEHTLNNWSVLTRFGRTMDLVALDRERFGIPLYDSFAYSSTMGELLSIIPQPHARISTSGLVWSLNDEVLQHGTREGARNRSNAERVEIIIHDGSVLFFCDAALPLAPELV is encoded by the coding sequence ATGGTGCTGCGCAGATCTCTCTATCATGCCGGTATCGTCCCGGAGTTCATTGTTGGAGATCTTGATTCCATTGAAGACGAGGTCCTTACAGCATTGCGAGATTCATCCGAACTGATCGTTGACCCCGATCAAGAAACGAACGACTTCGAAAAGGCACTGCGTTTTGCCCAGACAATGATGTGGAACAGACTCTTAGTTGTTGGGATCCACGGTGGCGATCTTGAGCACACGCTCAACAACTGGTCGGTGCTTACACGATTTGGTCGAACGATGGATCTTGTTGCCTTGGACCGCGAACGTTTCGGCATTCCGCTCTACGACAGTTTTGCGTATTCATCAACGATGGGAGAACTGCTCTCCATCATACCGCAGCCCCATGCACGCATCTCAACATCCGGCCTTGTATGGTCGCTCAACGATGAAGTGCTCCAGCATGGCACGCGCGAGGGGGCACGTAATCGCTCCAACGCCGAACGCGTAGAGATCATCATCCACGACGGTTCAGTTCTTTTCTTCTGTGATGCCGCGCTGCCCCTTGCTCCCGAGCTTGTGTAA
- a CDS encoding cobalamin-binding protein, translated as MRAFGYPKRVICLTEETTETMYALGAEDLIVGISGFTVRPPQARKEKPKVSTYLDAKFDEIIALRPDVVFAWSDLQADISAELIRRGIDVVCFNHRSVDGILAMITRLGGMIGYATMAEQYAAQLRNRVDEAAERGSSRQRSPRVYFEEWYDPLITGICWVSEIIEICGGIDVFAENRIHPNAKERIIADIQEPLRRDPDIMLASWCGKMLKPERVISRPGWSDLRPYRTGFLRDIPSPIILQPGPAALTDGIDIVMSIFNEWEGAGRP; from the coding sequence GTGAGAGCATTCGGATATCCGAAACGTGTGATATGCCTCACCGAAGAGACCACTGAAACGATGTATGCACTCGGTGCTGAAGATCTCATCGTTGGTATCTCGGGATTCACGGTACGTCCGCCACAGGCTCGGAAGGAAAAACCAAAGGTCTCCACGTATCTCGATGCGAAGTTCGACGAGATCATTGCCCTGCGTCCGGACGTTGTGTTCGCCTGGTCGGACCTGCAGGCCGACATCTCCGCAGAACTCATTCGCCGGGGCATCGACGTTGTCTGCTTCAACCATCGATCGGTAGATGGAATCCTTGCGATGATCACACGCTTAGGCGGGATGATCGGTTATGCCACGATGGCCGAACAGTATGCGGCACAACTTCGCAATCGTGTGGACGAAGCTGCGGAGCGTGGCTCAAGCCGTCAACGCTCTCCTCGCGTCTACTTCGAAGAATGGTACGACCCGCTCATCACCGGCATCTGCTGGGTGAGTGAGATCATCGAGATCTGTGGCGGCATTGATGTCTTTGCTGAGAATCGTATCCATCCGAATGCGAAGGAACGGATCATAGCAGATATCCAAGAACCATTGCGCAGAGACCCGGACATCATGCTCGCGTCGTGGTGCGGAAAGATGCTCAAGCCGGAACGCGTCATCTCCAGACCCGGATGGTCGGACCTCAGACCGTATCGCACAGGATTTCTGCGAGACATTCCATCACCAATCATCCTGCAGCCGGGGCCGGCGGCATTGACCGACGGGATCGACATCGTGATGTCCATCTTCAACGAATGGGAAGGGGCAGGCAGACCGTGA